Proteins encoded by one window of Enterococcus faecalis:
- the lrgB gene encoding antiholin-like protein LrgB: protein MNPYVGIIISLAVFGIGTWLFKKSKGFFLFTPLFVAMILGVVVLKVTGISYEQYNEGGKYISFFLEPATVAFAIPLYKKRDVLKKYWLEILTALTIGSFGSLVAVYFAGKVIGMDNHLVASILPQAATTAIAVPISQTVGGIASITAFTVIFNGVLTYALGRIALKWFKINNPIAKGLALGAAGHALGVAVGIEMGETEAAMASISVVVVGVVTVLVVPFFATVIGL, encoded by the coding sequence ATGAATCCGTATGTTGGTATTATTATTTCATTAGCTGTATTTGGCATAGGTACTTGGTTGTTTAAAAAAAGCAAAGGTTTCTTCTTATTTACGCCATTATTCGTTGCGATGATTTTAGGCGTTGTCGTTTTAAAAGTAACAGGAATTAGTTACGAGCAATACAATGAAGGTGGCAAATATATCAGCTTCTTTCTAGAGCCTGCGACAGTAGCGTTTGCGATTCCTTTATATAAAAAGAGAGACGTGTTGAAAAAATATTGGTTAGAAATTTTAACGGCGTTAACAATTGGTTCTTTTGGTTCGCTAGTGGCTGTTTATTTTGCAGGAAAAGTGATTGGCATGGATAATCATTTAGTGGCCTCAATCTTACCACAAGCAGCTACAACAGCGATTGCCGTACCTATTTCTCAAACTGTTGGCGGCATTGCTTCCATTACGGCGTTTACTGTAATCTTCAATGGTGTACTAACCTATGCCTTGGGCCGAATTGCATTGAAATGGTTTAAAATTAACAATCCAATCGCCAAAGGTTTAGCTTTAGGTGCGGCCGGACATGCCCTAGGTGTGGCAGTAGGCATTGAAATGGGCGAAACAGAGGCTGCTATGGCTAGTATTTCTGTCGTAGTGGTTGGTGTAGTTACTGTTTTAGTGGTTCCTTTCTTTGCAACGGTCATTGGTCTATAA
- the lrgA gene encoding antiholin-like murein hydrolase modulator LrgA, with the protein MEKKVYSFLQQAAVFAIIMLIANGLAFISPIPMPASVIGMVLLFIGLCTKVVKLEQVEGLGNSLSTVITFLFVPSGISLVNSLGIMQQFGVQIVFVILVATLALLATTGWTGAFLLHMKDARKEKEPAATKKAKGEVRA; encoded by the coding sequence ATGGAAAAGAAAGTATATTCATTTTTACAACAAGCAGCAGTTTTTGCCATTATTATGTTAATCGCCAACGGCTTGGCGTTCATTTCCCCAATACCAATGCCTGCTTCAGTAATTGGCATGGTGTTATTGTTCATTGGTTTATGTACAAAAGTTGTTAAATTGGAGCAAGTGGAAGGGCTAGGTAATAGCTTATCAACGGTTATTACATTTTTATTTGTTCCTTCAGGGATTTCCTTAGTTAATTCTTTAGGGATTATGCAACAATTTGGCGTTCAAATTGTTTTTGTTATTTTAGTAGCGACACTAGCGTTACTAGCAACAACTGGTTGGACGGGCGCCTTTTTATTGCATATGAAAGATGCTCGAAAAGAAAAAGAACCCGCAGCAACGAAGAAAGCGAAAGGAGAGGTTCGCGCATGA
- a CDS encoding LytR/AlgR family response regulator transcription factor, with translation MHVLIVDDEPLAREELSYLVSQHPQVTSVAEADSVAEAMEEMMDQKPDLLFLDIHLTDESGFDLAEKLTHLKKAPYLVFATAYDQYALKAFQVNAKDYILKPFEEEKITQVIEKASKEMAQAVPENTAEKGPKSEAIPIQGEDRIYLVAPEDIYLVSVEERQLSIFVDQQVYKMTGTLNSIEQKLPATLFIKTHRSFILNRTKIQEIQPWFNNTLQVILTNGSKVPVSRSYVKEFKEKLGLS, from the coding sequence ATGCACGTATTAATCGTTGATGATGAGCCCTTAGCACGAGAAGAATTGAGCTATCTTGTTTCCCAACATCCGCAAGTGACGAGCGTTGCAGAAGCGGATTCTGTGGCGGAGGCAATGGAAGAGATGATGGATCAAAAGCCAGATTTGTTATTTTTAGATATTCATTTGACCGATGAAAGCGGGTTTGATTTAGCGGAAAAATTAACCCATCTTAAAAAAGCGCCCTACTTGGTCTTTGCAACCGCCTATGATCAATATGCGTTAAAGGCCTTTCAAGTGAATGCAAAAGATTATATTTTGAAACCTTTTGAAGAAGAAAAAATAACACAAGTCATTGAAAAAGCATCGAAAGAAATGGCTCAAGCTGTCCCAGAAAACACTGCTGAAAAAGGACCAAAATCTGAAGCAATACCTATTCAAGGGGAAGACCGCATTTATCTTGTGGCGCCAGAAGATATTTACCTCGTTTCTGTCGAAGAACGGCAACTGAGCATTTTTGTGGATCAACAGGTCTACAAGATGACAGGGACCCTCAACAGTATCGAACAAAAATTACCTGCCACGCTCTTTATTAAAACGCATCGAAGTTTCATCTTGAATCGAACAAAAATTCAAGAAATTCAGCCGTGGTTTAATAACACGTTGCAAGTAATTTTAACCAACGGCTCAAAAGTACCTGTTAGCCGTTCATACGTCAAAGAATTTAAAGAAAAACTTGGCTTAAGTTAA
- a CDS encoding sensor histidine kinase, which produces MVELFILMMERVGLIILLAFLLVNVPYFKRVLLSREKMSSKVQLILIFGLFAIISNFTGIEIAKNQIVPNNLLTYLSSNASIANTRTLVIGVSGLVGGPIVGSTVGLIAGFHRVIQGGGHSFFYVPASLIVGLIAGFLGSRMAKQTVFPSAGFSAIVGACMEMIQMIFIFFFSGDLSDGATLVRFIALPMILLNSVGTFIFMSILTTTLKQEEQAKAVQTHDVLELAAETLPYFREGLNKNSSKKVAEIIKHYTKVSAISMTNSHQILAHVGAGSDHHIPELEVITELSREVLRTGRMTIAHAKEEVGCSDPNCPLQAAIVIPLFSHQQIVGTLKMYFTDPAQLTHVEEQLAEGLGTIFSSQIELGEAEVQSKLLKEAEIKSLQAQVNPHFFFNAINTISALMRKDSEKARKLLLQLSKYFRGNLQGAVQTTIPVSQELEQVKAYLSLEQARFPNRYQVTFDVEEAVASEKVPPYAIQVLVENTIKHAFGSRKENNQVRVVVKAKQHKLHVDVYDNGQGIPEERRLLLGKTTVTSEKGSGTALENLSRRMANLYGSEGCFLIENLETGGSHVHLEIPMEQEELDARINR; this is translated from the coding sequence GTGGTCGAATTATTTATTTTAATGATGGAACGGGTGGGCTTAATTATTTTACTGGCCTTTCTTTTAGTGAATGTGCCTTATTTTAAGCGTGTTTTATTAAGTCGTGAAAAAATGTCTTCAAAAGTTCAGTTGATTTTGATTTTTGGTTTATTTGCTATTATTTCTAATTTTACAGGTATCGAAATCGCTAAGAATCAGATTGTCCCCAATAATTTACTAACCTATTTAAGCAGCAATGCTTCCATTGCAAATACGCGTACGTTAGTAATTGGCGTTTCTGGATTAGTGGGTGGTCCGATTGTCGGCAGTACGGTTGGTTTAATTGCTGGCTTTCATCGGGTTATTCAAGGCGGGGGGCATAGTTTCTTTTATGTGCCTGCTTCTTTAATTGTTGGCTTAATTGCCGGTTTTTTAGGGAGCCGCATGGCAAAGCAAACCGTTTTTCCGTCTGCCGGCTTTTCTGCCATTGTCGGAGCGTGCATGGAAATGATTCAGATGATTTTTATTTTCTTTTTCAGCGGTGATCTATCGGATGGGGCCACGTTGGTTCGTTTTATTGCGCTGCCGATGATTTTGTTAAATAGCGTAGGAACGTTCATTTTTATGTCGATTCTAACGACGACATTGAAACAAGAAGAGCAGGCCAAAGCGGTTCAGACGCACGATGTTTTGGAATTAGCAGCGGAAACACTGCCATATTTTCGAGAAGGCCTCAATAAAAATTCCAGCAAAAAAGTTGCGGAGATTATTAAGCATTATACAAAAGTCAGTGCGATTAGCATGACAAACAGTCATCAAATTTTAGCTCATGTTGGCGCAGGAAGCGATCATCATATTCCAGAGCTAGAAGTCATTACGGAGCTTTCTCGGGAAGTGTTACGGACGGGCCGAATGACCATCGCACATGCCAAAGAAGAAGTTGGTTGTTCGGACCCTAATTGTCCGTTGCAAGCGGCGATTGTGATTCCATTATTTTCCCATCAGCAAATTGTTGGCACCTTAAAAATGTACTTTACGGATCCAGCGCAATTAACACATGTCGAGGAACAGTTAGCAGAAGGTCTTGGGACAATTTTTTCTTCACAAATTGAATTAGGTGAAGCGGAAGTACAATCAAAATTACTTAAAGAAGCTGAAATTAAATCCTTGCAAGCGCAAGTGAACCCGCATTTCTTCTTTAATGCCATCAATACTATTTCCGCATTAATGCGGAAAGACAGTGAAAAAGCGCGGAAACTATTGCTCCAATTAAGTAAATACTTTCGAGGTAACTTGCAGGGAGCCGTGCAAACTACGATCCCAGTTTCACAAGAACTAGAACAAGTAAAAGCCTATTTGTCATTAGAACAAGCACGGTTTCCGAATCGTTATCAAGTAACATTTGACGTGGAAGAAGCGGTTGCTTCAGAAAAAGTACCGCCGTATGCGATTCAGGTGTTAGTGGAAAATACCATCAAGCATGCATTTGGCAGCCGGAAGGAGAACAATCAAGTTCGGGTAGTGGTCAAAGCAAAACAACATAAATTACATGTGGATGTGTATGACAATGGGCAAGGGATTCCTGAAGAACGCCGCTTGCTATTAGGAAAGACAACAGTGACTTCGGAAAAAGGCTCCGGCACGGCACTGGAAAACTTGTCCCGCAGAATGGCGAACCTTTATGGATCAGAAGGTTGTTTTTTAATTGAAAATTTAGAGACAGGCGGGAGCCATGTTCATTTAGAAATCCCGATGGAACAGGAGGAATTAGATGCACGTATTAATCGTTGA
- a CDS encoding MetQ/NlpA family ABC transporter substrate-binding protein yields MKKFYLATFAVIATVILAACGGNKQADQKEDKEITVAVQLESSKDILEIAKKEAEKKGYKINIMEVSDNVAYNDAVQHDEADANFAQHQPFMEMFNKEKKADLVAVQPIYYFAGGFYSKEYQDAKDLPENAKVGIPSDPTNEGRALAILNANGVIKLKEGVGFNGTVADVVENPKNITFESIDLLNLAKAYDEKDIAMVFCYPAYLEPAGLTTKDAILLEDEEASKHYALQVVTRKGEKDSEKIKVLKEAMTTKEVAEYIKKNSKGANIPAF; encoded by the coding sequence ATGAAGAAGTTTTATTTAGCAACATTCGCTGTTATTGCAACAGTCATTTTAGCTGCCTGTGGGGGAAATAAACAAGCAGATCAGAAAGAAGACAAGGAGATTACCGTGGCCGTGCAATTGGAATCTTCAAAAGATATCTTGGAGATTGCCAAGAAAGAAGCTGAGAAAAAAGGGTACAAAATTAACATTATGGAAGTGAGCGACAATGTTGCCTACAACGATGCCGTGCAACATGACGAAGCGGATGCTAATTTTGCGCAACATCAACCCTTCATGGAAATGTTTAACAAAGAGAAAAAAGCTGATTTAGTGGCTGTTCAACCGATTTATTATTTTGCTGGTGGTTTCTATTCAAAAGAATATCAAGATGCGAAAGATTTACCTGAAAATGCCAAAGTGGGGATTCCTAGCGATCCAACCAATGAAGGTCGTGCTTTAGCAATTTTAAATGCAAACGGCGTGATTAAATTAAAAGAAGGTGTCGGCTTTAACGGCACGGTGGCAGATGTCGTGGAAAATCCTAAAAACATCACTTTTGAAAGCATTGATTTACTGAATTTAGCTAAAGCCTATGATGAAAAAGACATCGCTATGGTGTTCTGCTACCCAGCCTACTTAGAACCTGCTGGTTTAACAACGAAAGATGCGATTTTGTTAGAAGATGAAGAAGCAAGTAAACATTACGCATTGCAAGTTGTGACACGTAAAGGCGAAAAAGATAGCGAAAAGATCAAGGTTTTAAAAGAAGCGATGACAACAAAAGAAGTTGCTGAATACATCAAGAAAAATTCTAAAGGCGCTAATATTCCTGCGTTTTAA
- a CDS encoding methionine ABC transporter permease, which produces MTFSETFAEYWPSMLIGLKETGIMMSISMAICLLVGLPLGLGLFLANPKVKGHQPWLYWVLNFIVTVIRSFPYLLFVIALIPVTRSVLGKAFGPIPSSVPLSIVAIAIFARLVEQVLLDVPEEIYFLANSLGTSKVQYIWHFLLVEARSGLVLAYTTTTVSMVSYSTVMGVVGGGGIGDFAVRVGYQRYEYGIMYVAIVIMIALVFILQMLGNFIAQKLDKRK; this is translated from the coding sequence ATGACTTTTTCAGAAACCTTTGCCGAATATTGGCCATCTATGCTGATTGGTTTAAAAGAAACAGGGATTATGATGTCGATTTCGATGGCTATCTGTTTGCTTGTTGGCTTGCCTTTAGGCTTAGGACTATTTTTGGCTAATCCGAAAGTCAAAGGACATCAACCTTGGCTATACTGGGTTTTAAATTTCATTGTAACTGTTATTCGCTCGTTTCCTTATTTATTATTTGTGATTGCGTTGATTCCAGTCACTCGTTCTGTTTTAGGAAAGGCGTTTGGCCCAATTCCTTCATCTGTGCCATTGAGTATTGTTGCGATCGCGATTTTTGCTCGCTTGGTTGAACAAGTGCTGTTGGATGTTCCAGAAGAAATTTATTTTTTAGCTAATTCGTTAGGTACCTCGAAAGTCCAATACATTTGGCACTTTTTATTGGTGGAAGCACGTAGCGGATTGGTCCTTGCTTACACAACCACGACAGTGAGTATGGTTTCATATTCCACGGTGATGGGTGTTGTTGGTGGCGGCGGGATTGGCGATTTTGCAGTTCGTGTCGGGTATCAACGGTATGAATACGGTATTATGTATGTTGCCATTGTGATTATGATTGCACTGGTCTTCATTTTACAAATGCTTGGGAACTTCATTGCCCAAAAACTAGACAAAAGAAAGTAG
- a CDS encoding methionine ABC transporter ATP-binding protein, whose protein sequence is MIELVNVSKVYQETHALKNIHFSVQPGEIVGIVGKSGSGKSTLLRLLNLMEQPSEGEIRIDGRNVQTFSKKEVRQQQQQMGMVFQHYNLLENLKIYDNVALPLKLLKEKQPEKIERLLTFVDMAHKAEAYPAQLSGGEKQRVSIARALSRNPKWLLCDEATSSLDEENTESVVRLLHKTHQEFRPTIFFVSHELETVKRLCNRILVMEKGQLIGEFLNNPQQYEEEPLSYLEKVERSLRP, encoded by the coding sequence ATGATTGAGTTAGTGAATGTGTCGAAAGTCTATCAAGAGACACACGCGTTAAAAAATATTCACTTTTCTGTCCAACCAGGAGAAATCGTTGGGATTGTTGGGAAAAGTGGCTCTGGCAAGTCCACGTTGTTACGTTTGTTGAATTTAATGGAACAACCGAGTGAAGGGGAGATTCGTATTGATGGCAGAAATGTTCAAACCTTCTCTAAAAAAGAAGTTCGCCAGCAGCAACAACAAATGGGGATGGTGTTTCAGCATTACAATTTGTTAGAAAATTTGAAAATTTATGATAATGTTGCGTTGCCTTTGAAACTTTTAAAAGAGAAACAGCCTGAAAAAATTGAGCGTTTATTAACGTTTGTTGATATGGCCCATAAGGCAGAAGCGTATCCTGCTCAGCTTTCTGGTGGGGAAAAACAGCGTGTCTCTATTGCTCGAGCGTTGAGCCGTAATCCAAAATGGTTATTATGTGACGAGGCAACGAGTTCATTAGATGAAGAAAATACAGAAAGTGTCGTTCGACTATTACATAAGACGCATCAGGAATTCCGACCGACTATTTTCTTTGTTAGTCACGAATTAGAAACCGTGAAGCGCTTATGTAATCGTATCTTAGTGATGGAAAAAGGTCAGTTAATTGGCGAATTTCTGAATAATCCTCAGCAATATGAGGAAGAACCGCTTTCCTATTTAGAAAAAGTGGAAAGGAGTTTGCGTCCATGA
- a CDS encoding OsmC family protein, which produces MAMVERLTIIRGVEKFELQTKTAHWVLAKEEGYSPVQMLVSAIGACGGYVYQSVLENSHIPFEFEKIEVTYSREVERRAQPLKQVTILFYVSVPEDFQARATRCLKLVSPNCPVIQSLAERITVEETVVFKK; this is translated from the coding sequence ATGGCAATGGTAGAACGTTTGACGATTATTCGTGGTGTGGAAAAATTTGAATTACAAACGAAAACAGCGCACTGGGTGTTAGCAAAAGAAGAGGGATATTCGCCAGTTCAAATGCTCGTTTCGGCAATTGGCGCTTGTGGGGGATACGTGTATCAATCCGTTTTGGAAAATTCGCACATTCCCTTTGAGTTTGAAAAAATAGAAGTCACGTATTCAAGAGAAGTAGAGAGACGCGCACAACCATTAAAACAGGTGACGATTCTCTTTTATGTGTCTGTTCCAGAAGACTTTCAAGCACGGGCGACACGGTGTTTGAAGCTTGTCTCCCCAAACTGTCCAGTGATTCAATCATTGGCTGAAAGAATTACTGTCGAAGAAACAGTTGTATTTAAAAAGTAA
- the rpsN gene encoding 30S ribosomal protein S14 yields MAKKSKIAKAKKQQAMIAKYAPIRQALKEAGDYEGLSKLPKDAHPSRLKLRDQTDGRPRGYMRKFGMSRIRFRELAHQGLIPGVKKASW; encoded by the coding sequence ATGGCTAAAAAATCAAAAATTGCTAAAGCAAAAAAACAACAAGCAATGATTGCAAAATATGCGCCTATTCGCCAAGCCTTAAAAGAAGCTGGCGATTATGAAGGTCTTAGCAAATTGCCAAAAGATGCTCATCCAAGTCGCTTAAAACTCCGCGATCAAACAGATGGGCGCCCACGTGGCTACATGCGTAAATTTGGCATGTCTCGGATTCGTTTCCGTGAATTGGCTCACCAAGGCTTGATTCCTGGCGTCAAAAAAGCAAGCTGGTAA
- the rpmG gene encoding 50S ribosomal protein L33, with product MRQTITLACAETGERLYLTSKNKRNTPEKLQLKKYSPKLRRRALFTEVK from the coding sequence ATGCGCCAAACCATTACGTTAGCTTGCGCTGAAACTGGCGAGCGCCTTTACTTAACAAGTAAAAACAAACGAAATACACCAGAAAAATTACAGCTGAAAAAATATTCACCAAAACTACGGCGCCGCGCACTTTTCACTGAAGTCAAATAA
- a CDS encoding CobW family GTP-binding protein translates to MGIPITIVSGFLGAGKTTLINHALAQSPFPKEEIIIIENEFGQTGVDHALLLQTTERIIQLNNGCMCCSLRGDLLASLSAILEVYQEEQQPIAQVILETTGIADPQPIIQTILTTPHIKNHFYIDSLLTVVDGHHWQQQLQEAEAIKQLALADRLFFSVKEPADSTQLPTFQETLRTINPFADILSFQANEPLLASDFFQLNKFTATLTEHEMTHSPHEHAHEHHHHTFHSLTLTASSAINEPLFTRWLDWLMYTHQEKLYRFKGILALQEHDLAIAMQGVNQQVAFQMTNQPPQETTIVLIGKELETKKIQETFQTLNKIATP, encoded by the coding sequence ATGGGCATTCCAATCACCATTGTTTCTGGCTTTTTAGGCGCAGGAAAAACAACCTTAATTAACCATGCGCTTGCGCAATCACCGTTTCCTAAAGAAGAAATTATTATTATTGAAAATGAATTTGGTCAAACAGGCGTTGACCACGCATTACTTTTACAAACCACGGAACGAATTATTCAATTAAATAACGGTTGCATGTGCTGCAGCTTACGAGGAGATCTTCTTGCCTCTTTATCAGCAATCTTAGAAGTGTATCAAGAAGAACAACAACCCATTGCCCAAGTCATTTTAGAAACAACGGGCATTGCTGATCCGCAACCAATCATTCAAACAATTTTAACGACCCCGCACATCAAAAATCATTTCTATATAGACAGTCTCTTAACGGTCGTTGATGGGCATCATTGGCAACAACAGCTTCAAGAAGCCGAAGCCATCAAACAACTGGCCTTAGCAGATCGCCTCTTTTTTTCTGTCAAGGAACCAGCAGACAGCACTCAGCTACCAACGTTCCAAGAAACCCTTCGTACCATTAATCCTTTTGCTGATATTTTATCCTTTCAAGCCAACGAGCCTCTTTTGGCTAGTGACTTTTTTCAATTAAATAAGTTTACGGCAACACTTACAGAACACGAAATGACTCATTCCCCGCATGAGCACGCCCACGAGCATCATCACCATACCTTTCACTCCCTCACGCTAACGGCGTCCTCAGCCATCAACGAACCTCTTTTCACTCGTTGGCTTGATTGGTTAATGTATACGCATCAGGAAAAGTTATACCGTTTCAAAGGGATTCTCGCCTTACAGGAGCATGACTTGGCCATTGCCATGCAAGGCGTCAACCAGCAAGTGGCCTTTCAAATGACGAATCAACCCCCTCAAGAAACGACAATTGTTCTGATTGGCAAAGAATTAGAGACAAAAAAAATTCAAGAAACCTTTCAAACCCTCAACAAAATAGCTACTCCGTAA
- a CDS encoding putative metal homeostasis protein: MEKTDLSSAYRRLKSPNIKTRKRALKIINEHKRNKQKKIA, translated from the coding sequence ATGGAAAAAACTGACTTATCTAGCGCTTATCGTCGACTGAAAAGTCCCAACATCAAAACACGAAAACGCGCACTTAAAATCATTAACGAACATAAGCGCAATAAACAAAAGAAAATTGCGTAA
- a CDS encoding zinc ABC transporter substrate-binding protein AdcA, producing MKKFTLPLLAALSLILFGACGKTNTSDKTADGKEKLSIVTTFYPMYDFTKNIVGDEGDVKLLIPAGSEPHDYEPSAKDMATIHDADVFIYHNENMESWVPKAAKGWKKGAPNVIKGTENMVLLPGSDEDGHDHDHEHGEEGHHHELDPHTWVSPHRAIQEVTNIKEQLVKLYPKKAKTFETNAEKYLTKLTALDKEFQTALKDAKQKSFVTQHAAFGYLALDYGLKQVPIAGLTPEQEPTAGRLAELKKYVTDNQIRYIYFEKNANDKIAKTLADEANVQLEVLNPLESLTQKQMDNGEDYLSVMKENLTALKKTTDTAGKEVQPETSEKTEKTVANGYFKDSEVAERTLTDYAGNWQSVYPLLKDGTLDQVFDYKAKLKKDKTPAEYKTYYDAGYQTDVDHINITDSTIEFLVNGKPQKFTYKAAGYKILNYAKGNRGVRFLFETDDANAGRFKYVQFSDHNIAPTKAAHFHIFFGGDSQESLFNEMDNWPTYYPNDLSKQEIAQEMIAH from the coding sequence ATGAAAAAATTTACTCTTCCCCTGTTAGCCGCCTTATCGCTAATCCTTTTCGGCGCTTGCGGCAAAACAAACACCTCTGATAAAACCGCTGACGGCAAAGAAAAACTATCCATTGTCACGACTTTTTATCCTATGTACGATTTCACTAAAAATATTGTAGGCGATGAAGGAGACGTCAAATTGTTAATCCCTGCTGGTTCTGAACCACACGATTATGAACCATCCGCCAAAGATATGGCTACCATCCATGATGCGGATGTTTTCATTTACCACAATGAAAATATGGAATCTTGGGTACCAAAAGCTGCTAAAGGCTGGAAAAAAGGAGCCCCGAACGTCATTAAAGGTACCGAAAACATGGTCTTACTTCCTGGCAGTGACGAAGACGGACACGACCATGACCACGAACACGGCGAAGAAGGCCACCACCATGAATTAGATCCGCATACTTGGGTTTCGCCCCATCGTGCCATCCAAGAAGTCACAAACATCAAAGAACAATTAGTCAAACTTTACCCTAAAAAAGCCAAAACATTTGAAACAAACGCAGAAAAATACTTAACAAAATTAACAGCCTTAGACAAAGAGTTCCAAACAGCTTTGAAAGACGCTAAGCAAAAAAGTTTTGTTACCCAACATGCTGCATTTGGTTATCTTGCCTTAGATTACGGCTTAAAACAAGTGCCAATAGCTGGTTTAACACCTGAACAAGAGCCCACTGCAGGGCGCTTGGCAGAGTTGAAAAAATATGTCACAGACAATCAAATTCGCTATATTTATTTTGAAAAAAATGCCAACGATAAAATTGCTAAAACGTTAGCTGACGAAGCAAATGTTCAATTGGAAGTCCTAAACCCGCTAGAAAGTTTGACACAAAAACAAATGGACAATGGCGAAGATTATCTTTCTGTAATGAAAGAAAACTTAACTGCTTTGAAAAAAACAACAGATACAGCTGGGAAAGAGGTTCAGCCAGAAACCTCTGAAAAAACAGAAAAAACCGTGGCTAACGGCTATTTCAAAGACAGTGAGGTGGCTGAGAGAACACTGACAGATTACGCTGGAAATTGGCAATCCGTCTATCCTTTATTAAAAGATGGTACATTAGACCAAGTCTTCGATTACAAAGCGAAACTGAAAAAAGATAAAACACCAGCCGAATACAAAACCTACTATGATGCCGGCTATCAAACCGATGTCGACCACATCAACATCACTGATTCCACCATTGAATTTCTGGTCAATGGCAAACCACAAAAATTCACCTATAAAGCAGCCGGTTATAAAATTTTAAACTATGCAAAAGGCAACCGTGGCGTCCGTTTCCTTTTTGAAACAGACGATGCCAATGCTGGGCGGTTTAAATACGTCCAATTTAGCGACCACAACATCGCACCAACGAAAGCCGCTCATTTCCACATCTTCTTCGGCGGCGATAGCCAAGAAAGTCTGTTCAATGAAATGGACAACTGGCCAACGTATTATCCAAACGACTTAAGCAAACAAGAAATTGCCCAAGAAATGATTGCGCATTAA
- a CDS encoding tRNA dihydrouridine synthase, with protein MSKNFWATLPKPFFVLAPMEDVTDVVFRHVVKEAGAPDVFFTEFTNSDSYCHPEGKDSVRGRLVFTEDEQPMVAHIWGDKPEFFREMSIGVAEMGFQGLDINMGCPVPNVAERGKGSGLILRPEVAAELIDAAKAGGLPVSVKTRIGFTEMAEMEAWITHLLEQDIANLSIHLRTRKEMSKVDAHWEVIPQIMAIRDRVAPQTTITINGDIPDRQKGLELAEQYGVDGIMIGRGIFKNPYAFEKEPKTHTPQELLGLLRLQLDLQDKYAELVPRSIVGLHRFFKIYVKGFPGASDLRAQLMNTKSTDEVRQLLATFEAEHGVLD; from the coding sequence ATGAGCAAGAATTTTTGGGCAACATTGCCAAAGCCCTTTTTTGTTTTAGCACCGATGGAAGACGTCACTGATGTGGTCTTTCGTCATGTCGTGAAAGAAGCTGGGGCACCAGATGTGTTTTTTACAGAGTTTACTAATTCAGATAGTTATTGTCATCCTGAAGGAAAAGATAGTGTACGCGGGCGCCTCGTTTTTACAGAAGATGAACAGCCGATGGTGGCACATATTTGGGGGGATAAACCGGAATTTTTCCGTGAAATGAGTATCGGCGTAGCGGAGATGGGCTTTCAAGGATTAGATATAAATATGGGCTGTCCTGTGCCTAACGTGGCTGAGCGTGGAAAAGGCAGCGGGCTGATTTTGCGCCCAGAAGTCGCGGCTGAATTGATTGACGCCGCCAAAGCAGGTGGCTTACCTGTTAGTGTCAAAACACGCATTGGGTTTACTGAAATGGCGGAAATGGAGGCGTGGATCACGCATTTATTAGAGCAAGACATTGCGAATCTATCCATTCATTTGCGAACACGAAAAGAGATGAGTAAAGTGGATGCCCATTGGGAGGTCATTCCGCAAATTATGGCTATTCGGGACCGTGTCGCACCGCAAACGACAATTACGATTAATGGGGATATTCCCGATCGTCAAAAGGGCCTAGAATTAGCAGAACAATATGGTGTAGATGGCATCATGATTGGTCGGGGGATTTTTAAAAATCCTTATGCCTTTGAAAAAGAACCCAAAACACATACGCCACAAGAATTGCTGGGCTTGCTACGTTTACAATTGGATTTGCAAGACAAATATGCAGAATTGGTGCCTCGTTCCATCGTTGGGCTGCATCGCTTCTTTAAAATTTATGTCAAAGGCTTTCCAGGTGCCAGTGATTTAAGAGCACAATTAATGAATACAAAATCAACGGATGAAGTGCGCCAGTTGTTAGCGACGTTTGAAGCAGAACATGGTGTGCTTGACTAA